The Candidatus Poribacteria bacterium genome includes a region encoding these proteins:
- a CDS encoding urease accessory protein UreF: MSTDTALEGKSLLTLLQLTDSFFPTGAFAHSFGLETYVQLGLINDPETFEMFLRSTFHHSLRNGDAVAIGLTYKATEIEEVVDLDKRFTAMKVARESREGSIKIGKQERNEMLDEYAEGVRAGRCAGHHAIAYGLVASAAKIDLFSAVLGYLHAHVVGQVSAAVRLIPLKPTDGQRIIDAIRPDLIDIARFAEGAELDDLGSFTPGLDIRSMQHERLYSRLFIS; encoded by the coding sequence ATGTCCACTGATACCGCCCTAGAAGGCAAATCCCTATTGACGCTTCTGCAGCTCACCGACAGTTTCTTTCCCACAGGTGCGTTCGCTCACTCCTTTGGCTTGGAAACCTACGTGCAGCTTGGGCTTATCAACGACCCTGAGACGTTTGAGATGTTTCTCAGGTCAACGTTCCATCACAGTCTCCGAAATGGTGATGCGGTTGCTATTGGGCTAACCTATAAGGCAACCGAGATCGAGGAAGTTGTTGATCTCGATAAGCGGTTCACTGCGATGAAAGTTGCCCGTGAATCACGGGAGGGGAGCATCAAAATCGGTAAGCAAGAACGAAACGAGATGCTAGATGAGTATGCCGAAGGGGTTCGAGCGGGCAGATGTGCCGGGCACCACGCAATCGCTTACGGCTTAGTCGCGTCCGCTGCAAAGATTGACCTGTTCTCAGCAGTCCTCGGTTATCTGCACGCCCACGTCGTCGGACAGGTATCCGCTGCGGTGCGGCTGATTCCACTGAAGCCAACAGATGGACAAAGAATCATCGACGCTATTCGTCCCGATCTCATCGACATCGCCCGGTTTGCTGAGGGAGCGGAGTTGGACGATTTGGGCAGTTTTACACCGGGGCTTGACATTCGCAGTATGCAGCACGAAAGGCTATATTCAAGGCTATTTATCTCCTAA